AGCCAAACGCCCACCCCGAGACCGACGGCAAAACAGAAGAGGGCCATGGCGAGGACGACCCGGGGGGAGAGGTTGTCATCTTGAATCACCCGGCTGCCGCCGCTGAAAGGGGTGATGTGCACATTGACCGGATCGCTCCCCCGGTTGTCAAAATAATCGTTAAGCAGGTTAGCGCCCAGGTGGAGACCGGCAATTCCCGCGGCGCATATGACAAACAGTAGGATAGAAAAGCTGTTTATCGTGAGGGCCAGTGCAGCGCCCAGGATGACCGGAATAATGGAACCTGCAAGAAAGGGCAATCGAAGGGCCTTCAAATATGCATTCATGGTTGCAAAAAGCTCGCTTTTATAGTTTATAGGCACAAGGCGTTAGGCACAAGGCATTAGGCGCAAGGCGTTCAACGCCTAATGGGGAGTCAATATCAAAAAAACCAGAGTGTTTCAAGCGGCTCGTGAGTTGCATTGGCATTTCACTGAAAAAGTGTCAGCCTTGAACCCTGGAACCCCTGGTCCAGACCTGGAGAATCATGGTGCATGCCTCGAATCATACTGCACCGGAACAAACTGGATTACAGGTCCAAATTCGGTCAGTCGCGCCAGGGCGGGTTCTGAACCCGTAAACGGTTACAACATATGTAAACAAAGGCACATTGATCAGATCATGGATCGAACTCGCAAAAATGGTGACAGACCGGCCTCCCGTGGTGACGAGGATGTCCCTTTTGTCTCACAACTGGCCCCCATTCTCTTTCTGACGACCATTTTCTTTTTGAATTTCATCGGAAGGATCGTGTTTGCGCCCCTGTTGTCGAGTATTGAAACCGATCTGGGCCTTGTCCATGCAGAGGCCGCTTCCTTCTTCTTCCTGACTTCCGTCGGATATTTCATCTCACTTCTTTGCTCGGGATTTCTTTCCTCCCGTCTTAATCACCGCAAGACCATCCTCCTGTCCGCCCTCTCGGTCGGAATGGCCCTGCTGGGCCTCTCCATATGCAACAGCTTATGGACCGTCCGCGTCACCCTATTCCTTCTCGGATTGTCGGCAGGGATCTATCTCCCCTCAGGCATCGCCACCCTCACCTCCCTGGTCGGCCCCAGGCACTGGGGCAAGGCAATTGCGGTTCACGAGCTGGCCCCCAATCTCGGGTTCGTTGCGGCCCCGCTCCTGGCCGAAGCCTTCATGTACTGGTTTCCATGGCGGGGCGTGATCGTCTTCCTGGGCATCGGTTCCATTATGGCCGCTGCGGCCTTTTATCTCTTCGGAAAGGGAGGCGAGTTTCCCGGACAGGCGCCGAATTTCGGATCCCTGAAAAACCTCTTCGCAGAACCTTCCTTCTGGATAATGGCGCTCCTTTTCTCTTTCGGCATCTGTGGGACCCTGGGCATTTACACCATGCTGCCCCTCTATCTGGTGGCCGATCAGGGACTTCACCGCAACTGGGCCAACATGCTGGTGGCCCTCTCGCGGATTCCCAGTGTATTTATGGCATTTGTGGCCGGCTGGCTGAGTGACCGCATCGGGCCGAAGTTGACCATCAGCGGCGTATTTCTGATCACAGGCCTGCTGACCATACTCCTTGGCACGGTCTCGGACGCTTGGATCGTGGCCCTCGTTTTTCTCCAGCCGGTTATTGCCGGATGTTTTTTTCCGCCCGGATTTGCCGCCCTCTCCGCCATCGGTCCCCCCGATGCACGGAACGTGGCTGTCTCGCTCACTGTCCCTGCGGCCTTTGTTTTTGGAGGCGGGGCCATCCCCATCGGAATCGGGATGATGGCTGATACCGGGTTTTTTGATTTGGGGATCGCCCTGACCGGCGGGCTCATCCTTACCGGATCCGTCCTTGCCCTCTTTCTGAAATCCCCCCGTCCCTGATAGTCGCTCGGCAATCCTTATTGTGAAGGGGTCTCGACGCAATACCGCTGTGTGAGCGGCATCTTGCCACGACGTTTGCGGCTGGTCGCAGATCCCGTCTTTGGCGGGGAAAGCCGCTCTCACAAAGTCATCTTTGCAAATTGAGAATTGCCGTGTCCGGTTTTTGCGCTTGACCCCGACTCGCTTTTTTTCTATATTTCAAAATCTTGACTTTAACCAATTTGTGCATTTCAGCTCACTTTAGACACTTTAAATTTCAGCTCATTTTAGTCACATTCAACTTATAGTCTGGAGGGTATTATGGCGAAAGTAGGAATTATCGGCGTGGGTCAGTCCGCCTTTGTGCGGGGATATCCCGGCTCTATTCGGGAACTGGCCTTTGAGGGATTCAGGGACGCCATGCAGGATGCGCAGATATCCGCAAAAGATATTGATGCATCCATCATCTGTTCGGCCCCGGAATATGACAAGCAGCGATCGCCGGCCGGGGTCTTTGCCGAGTATTTGGGGCTCGTTCCCCAACCGACCTGTTACCTGGAGAGCCTCTGCTCATCCAGCAGTATGGGGCTGCGGGTGGCTTATTCACTCGTGAAGTCAGGCCTGCACGATGTGGTGGCCGTAATCGGATTTCAGAAGATGTCGGAGATCTCATCCGCGGAATCCCAGGAGAGGATGGGGCGGGGCGCCGACATCCAGTGGGAGAGCCCCTTCGGGACCATGATGCCCGCATATTATGCCATGTATGCCAGGGCCCACATGGAACGCTACGGGACCACTCCCGAGGACCTGGCCCGGATTCGGGTAAAAGCGGCAACTTACGGCCAGATCAATGAAAAGGCCGTCTATCGAAAGCCCGTCACCTTCGAGATGTTTTCAGACCCGGAGAGCCCCATGTCCAACCCGGTGGCCAGCCCGCTCAGGGTCGGGGACTGCTGTGCCAATGCGGATGGCAGCTCCTGCGTGATCGTTGCCAGCGAGGAAAAGGCCAGGGCGTTCTCCAAAAAGCCGGTATGGGTCCTGGGCCTGGGAGCCGCATCCACGGCCGTGAATCTGGCGGGGAGAGATCTCTTTACCGGGTTGACCGTGGCCCAGCAGGCCGGGGAGCAGGCCTACAAGATGGCCGGCATTACGGCCAAGGATATCGATGTGGCCGAGGTCCATGACTGCTTCACCATTGCCGAGATGATGGCCTACGAAAACTTGGGCTTTGCCAAACCCGGAGAAGGTAAGGAGCTGATCAAGGCGAAGGAAACCTACAAAGAAGGGAGCATCCCGGTGAATGTGGACGGGGGGCTTCTTTCAAAGGGCCACCCCATCGGCGCAACCGGTGGGTCCCAGATCCGGACCATTGTGTTACAGCTCCGCGGCGAGGCGGGAGATATGCAGGTGAAGGATCCGGAGATCGGTCTGATTCATAACATCGGCGGCGTGGGCCTTTATGGAAACGTCAGCATTTTGGGGAGGTAAGAGATGGCCAAACAGAAAAAAGAGATAGATGATCGCTTCAAGAGATTCGGAACCGTAAGCTTTACCTCCATCACCAAGGTCAATGACTTTATCGACTATCTGGATCAGGGCAAGGTCATGGGGACGCGGTGCAAGGTGTGCGGCCGGGTCTTTTTCCCACCCAGGGCCGACTGCTATGCCTGCCTCTCCAGCGATATGGAATGGTTCGACGTCTCCGGCAAAGGCAGACTCGTGAGCTACAGCAAACTGGAGTTCGCCCCCATCGGATTCGGCGACGACCTCCCCTATGCCATCGCGCTGTTGGATTACGGAAATTACAAGGTGTTCGGCCGTATCGCCGATGATGTGCCGGAGGACGAGATCCAGGTGGGTATGGAGATGACCACCCGGGTGAACCAGCTCCCCAACGGCCAGTTAAACTATGTATTTCAAAAGGCCTGAGCCTGTTTGGGCCCCTGCCCATCCGGCGGGGGCCTGGACCGGGAAAAAGCCATGGCCCGTTCGAGCAATACCCAACCCACATCATGGCTGGAGATTTCCATTCAGGCAGACCCTGTCCTGCAGGACCCGCTGAGTTCCTTTCTCTTTGATATGGGCTGCACCGGCGTGGTATCGGAAGACTTCCAGGACCGCACATTGAAGGCCTATCTCCCCTTCCAGCCGGACCTGGAGGAGATCAGTGCCCGAATCGGGCTGTACGTCCACGATCTGAAAGAGATACTCCCCGACGTGCCCTCCCCGGTGATCCAACTCAAAGAGGTGCAAAACCAGGACTGGGGCCTCACCTGGCGCCGGTTTTTCCGTCCAACCCGGGTGACGCCCGGGCTCCTCATCCTCCCTGCCTGGGAACCTCTCCCGGAGACGACGGATGTTGTGCATATCATCCGCATGGACCCCGGCCCTGCCTTCGGGACCGGCCAGCACCCCACCACCCGGATGTGCCTCGAGGCCATGGAGCGGGTGCCGCTCAGGAGACCCTGGTCCCTCCTTGACGTGGGCACCGGGAGCGGCATCCTGGCCATATACGGGGTACAGTTGGGCGCAGAAAATGTCCTGGCCCTGGATACGGACCCGGAGGCCATCCGCTGGGCCGGGCGGAATATCCGGCTGAATAAGGCCTCCGAACTCATCGAGCTTTCTCCCCTTCCTGTTGAAGAATTAAAAAAGGAATTCTCTCTTGTCTGCGCCAATCTGATCTTGGGAGAGATCCTGAGGCTGATGCCCTTTTTTCCGGGTCTCATGGGCCCCGGGGGAAGGCTGATCCTTTCCGGGATTCTAAAGGACCAGGTCCGGGAGGTCGTTGTTTCACTCTCAGAAAATAGCCTACAGGCGCACGAGCCGCTGCACCAGGGCGAGTGGGCCTGCATCATCGCTGCAAGAACGGATGAGAAGGACGCATGTTGAGGCGCTTTTTTGTGGAAGCATCCATTGAACCGGACCGACCATGTGTTATCACAGGATCCGAGGCTCGCCACATGGTGAAGGTGCTGAGGATGGCGCCGGGAGATCGATTGATGCTCATGGACGGTGGCGGCGCCCGCTTTGAGGCCGTCATTCAGTCGGCAACTCGAAGAGAGGTGACGGTCAGACCGGAAAAGCCCCTCCCCTCCCTTCCCCCGTCGCCTGTCGAAATCATCCTCTGCCAGGCCCTGCTGAAATCCGACCCGATGGATTATCTGATTCAGAAGACATCCGAACTGGGTGTGGATGCCATCTTTCCATTCTTTTCTCAACGGACCATTGTCCGGCTTGAAGAGGAGAGATTCGCCCACCGGTTAAGGCACTGGAATGAAGTCGGTAGGAGCGCTGCAAAGCAGTCAGGAAGGATAGCCCCGCCCCTGATCGCCGCCCCGTCCGGCCTTGAAGCACTGACAGCAAAATGGCGGACGGAAAGCGGTCTGAAAGCAATTCTGTGGGAAGGCGAAGGAAAACGGGATCTGAAAGCGCTGCTGAGGGATTCTTCCCGAACAGACAGATTCATAGGGATCATCGGACCTGAAGGCGGTTTTGCGAGGGAAGAGGTTATAACGGCTGAGGAGGCCGGCTTTATTTCGGTCTCCCTTGGAAGCAGGATCCTGAGGGCAGAGACCGCTGCCATGGCCATGGTGGCCGTTGTTCAGTATGAATGGGGGGACTTGGCTTTTCAGTAATAGCTTCTGTAGAAGACCCTTGACGAAAATATGATTAAAAGATATATTATTGCTGATTTCATCATCCCAGCGTTGCAAAAGTCGAGGATCCTGCAGACACAAGGCGTCCGTGTAAAGCTGTAGTAACGCACCGCAAAGCTCGAAGACCCGATAGATGCGGTATCCTCGACTTTCCCCTCGGGTAAATAATAATGGCTGCTTTTTCCTAATTATGGGGATGTCACAGTGGTGCTTTTCACGAAAGCATTACGGATGGAGATGTCACCGTTATTTGCAGTTTATTTATGCAACCCAGGGAGTTTACTCAGACACGGAAAGGGGGTGGGTACATATTCCAACGGTTTTGAAGATTCATTCGAACAATTGAACTAATTCCTAAAGGAGGTTTTTTTGATGAAAAGACTAGTTGTACTGGCGCTTGCCATCGTTTTTGTCATCGGTACCGCGGGCTTTGCCCTTTCACAAGATTTGGGTGCTAATGAAAAGGCATTTAACAACGAAATTGGAAGCCTGGTTCCCAAGGATCGCATCGTCAATGCCGAGCAGTTCCATAAGGTCTGGGAAGACGTCATGGCCGGGAAAAGCAATGCCTGGCTCATCGATGTGAGGACCGATACGGAATTTGAGGCCTTTCATATCGAGGGAACGAACCATGTTCAGGCCGGACACTGGTATACGATTCCCAAGAAGATCACCGACCCGAACGCGGAGATATATATCTGGTGCCGCACCAAGCATCGGGCAAAGTATATCGCCGGCTTCCTGACCAAGATCGGCTATAAGAACGTCTACCTGTTTGACGGCGGTGTAGTCGGCTGGGCCGCGGCAGGATATCCCTTTGTCAATGCCGTTACCGGCGAATTCACGATCAACAAATATAGAAAGAGCCCCTCCGACGCGGAAAAATCATTTAAGTGGCGTTTCTGGAACGCTTTTAAATAAAGCCTGATATGCTGCCGCACCCCCCGGACACCCTTTGCTGGTGTCCGGGGGGTGCGTGTTTAGGGCCTATGCATCCAGTTAATACCCGATATTTCTGTATCCCGCACGCCGCCTCCCAAACATCTTGGCCAGCATAGGGAAATTCAGGTCGGCATAGGGCCCGCTTCGGCATCCGGGCGAAGCGGGCATTGACCGGGTCTTTAAGCAAATGGGCGTAAGCTGACCCATATTGAAATGGAGGGATCATGCTCCTGAACGGCTATCGAAAAGAGATTTTTCGACCCAAATGCAATCCGGGATTCGAGTCGGTTCACTGCATCGCCCATCTGGACCAGGATATCGGGGAGGCCTTTCCCTATCAGAACGAGGAACTGGGGGGCTTACAAGGACAAGAAGATGACACTTAGTGTTTCGATATCTGAAACCATTTGTTACTGCTTCGGTTATACCACCGAAGACATCCGGAACGATCTCCTGCAACATGGCCGCTCCACCATCCTGGAGCGGATTGAAAAGGAAAAGAAGGCCAACGGATGCAATTGCGCCGCCAATAACCCCAAGGGGAGGTGATGCCTTCCGGATGTTCACCGGGTGGTGAACGAAATCAGGGGTGACCGACAACCTATTGCCGGGAGGGTGTCGTGAACAGGAAAAACCGATGCCAAAGGGTCGGCAACTCTACGGAGACAGGGTGATGAAGCTTGTACAGTCCTTTTGCATGGCGATGCTTCGCAGCAAGTGCTTCGCAGGGGTGTGTTGCCTCGCATTCTTCGGTATCGTCTTATTGATGAACTCCCCTCTGGGCGCCTCGGATAACCAGGCCCAATCCTTGAAAGAACTGCTTACATGGTACGATACCTCTCGGTGCAAAGAGTGCCACGAAGAAATCTATGCCCAGTGGGAGAAATCCCACCATGCCAGGTCCATCATGGATATTTTTATGGATGGGTATCTCAAGAAAGGGGTCCTTGCCGTCAAGAACCCGAATGAGGCTACGCGAAAGAACTTCCCCTGCTTTAAGTGCCATTTTCCTCATCTCGACCATGCCTCTGACAAAGTGGCCTCCGAAATCGCTGCAGCAATCCTAAACCAGGATCAGGCAACCATGAAGAAGCTGAACATCAACTGTCTGGTCTGTCACCGGGACATGGGTATTGTCCACGGATTTCCGAAAGCGGACGTCCTTTATGGCAAGACGGATGTGGAGGACCATCCTGACGACGGTTTTAAGGAGGTGCACAAGAGCCCTGTCATGACCCAATCGGCCATGTGCGGTCAGTGTCATGGACTGGGCCCGGTTTTCGATTTCGAGTATCCGGTTCAGTGCGCCACGCTGTATGGAAGCTACCTCCACGCCTACGTCCCTGCAGGAGGGACACAGACCTGCCAGGAATGTCACATGGAAAAGGCCGACCATACCTGCCCGCCCAACTTCAAGGATCGCACGGACACGTCCAGACGGCTGGCCGAGGCCCTCCCCATGGACGTGACGGCCATGTTCTACCGGCCCCAGATCGACCCCGGCAAACTGGTTCCCACCGTGCTTGTGGAGACCCGAATTACCAGCAGGGCCGGCCATCGCATTCCGGACGGGTGACCGTCCAAAAACCGCCTGGTCCTGGATGTGACCATCAAAGACGATACAGACCGGACGCTCTATGCAAAGCGCAAGGTCTACATGCCCCAGTCCACCGATTCCCTGAATAACGCCATGGTCTATGGCCCCACGCATAAGCTCGGAATTATTCGAGACACGAGCATCCAGCCCTTTGCCCCGAAGACAGAGACCTTCGAGGCCTCCATACCCGAGGGCATCGGCCAGGTGCGGGTCATTGTGGAGTTGAGTTATCAGCCCCGCCCGGGCGACGTGTATCCCATCCATCACCAAACCATGGAACTTGAGTCAGGCAAGGAGAGCACACCATGAAGACAGAACGACTCGACGGAAACATATGGCGGGCCGTCTGGCAGTCCGGAGCAATGGTTGCCCTGGCCATCTTCATCCCTTTGACCCTGGCCCCGCATCATCGCATCGAATAGTCATTTGGCATCAGCTTTAAAGAAAATGCCTTGGGGTGATGAGGTGGATATTGCACAGTCCAAAATTTTCATAATGTATTGCTTTTCCAGGGCGTGTCAATGCGGGCGCTGCGCGGCGCGGCAAAAGACTTCCGGCCTGAAACCGATGGGCTTAGTGAGAGGCGAGAAAATCGAGGATTTCGGCTGCGAATTTTCTCAGATCATTAACGTCGTGGCCAAGAATGCCAATGACGATTTCCGGGTCAATCCGGGCATAGTCGTGAACCACGATATTCCGGAACTGGGCCATCTTCTTCATAGCCGCCCCCACTGGACCCGAAATGATACGGTTTTCATGCAGGACGCTAAAGAGATCCTTGTTGTCTTTCGGGACTCGCAACGCCTTGCGTGAGACGAGATGGGCAGCGATATCAATGCAACACTCGCAAGCCAGGTGAAGCGTGCGTTCGACGAAGCGCTGGTCTTTCTTGCTGGCCGTGTAGTTCGACAGCGTGATGTCGCGGTATTCGGCAAGATCTTGGAGATACTCCTGAAGATGGCGCAACTTCGATTGGATCACGTCCTTGTCAATCATGGGCGGTTGCTCCGAAATAGCACTTCATCTGATCGAAATCTCTTTCAAGGTAATGCCTAAAATCAAAATATTCTTTCTGTTTCAGCAACTTGAAGTTATCTTCGTCTTCGATGTCCCGGATAAATACGGGTATACCATAGGAAAATATCTGATTAAGCATAATGAGTGCGACATCGTTAATCAAAACAACGTCCACGGCACGATCAACCAGTTTCTCGATTCGGTCAATCAGTTCAAGCCGTATCTGAAAGCGCTTTTCTGCGGAGAGGTCCGGGACAAGCCGCACGGCAATGTCC
This is a stretch of genomic DNA from Deltaproteobacteria bacterium. It encodes these proteins:
- a CDS encoding MFS transporter, whose amino-acid sequence is MDRTRKNGDRPASRGDEDVPFVSQLAPILFLTTIFFLNFIGRIVFAPLLSSIETDLGLVHAEAASFFFLTSVGYFISLLCSGFLSSRLNHRKTILLSALSVGMALLGLSICNSLWTVRVTLFLLGLSAGIYLPSGIATLTSLVGPRHWGKAIAVHELAPNLGFVAAPLLAEAFMYWFPWRGVIVFLGIGSIMAAAAFYLFGKGGEFPGQAPNFGSLKNLFAEPSFWIMALLFSFGICGTLGIYTMLPLYLVADQGLHRNWANMLVALSRIPSVFMAFVAGWLSDRIGPKLTISGVFLITGLLTILLGTVSDAWIVALVFLQPVIAGCFFPPGFAALSAIGPPDARNVAVSLTVPAAFVFGGGAIPIGIGMMADTGFFDLGIALTGGLILTGSVLALFLKSPRP
- a CDS encoding acetyl-CoA acetyltransferase, whose amino-acid sequence is MAKVGIIGVGQSAFVRGYPGSIRELAFEGFRDAMQDAQISAKDIDASIICSAPEYDKQRSPAGVFAEYLGLVPQPTCYLESLCSSSSMGLRVAYSLVKSGLHDVVAVIGFQKMSEISSAESQERMGRGADIQWESPFGTMMPAYYAMYARAHMERYGTTPEDLARIRVKAATYGQINEKAVYRKPVTFEMFSDPESPMSNPVASPLRVGDCCANADGSSCVIVASEEKARAFSKKPVWVLGLGAASTAVNLAGRDLFTGLTVAQQAGEQAYKMAGITAKDIDVAEVHDCFTIAEMMAYENLGFAKPGEGKELIKAKETYKEGSIPVNVDGGLLSKGHPIGATGGSQIRTIVLQLRGEAGDMQVKDPEIGLIHNIGGVGLYGNVSILGR
- a CDS encoding Zn-ribbon domain-containing OB-fold protein — its product is MAKQKKEIDDRFKRFGTVSFTSITKVNDFIDYLDQGKVMGTRCKVCGRVFFPPRADCYACLSSDMEWFDVSGKGRLVSYSKLEFAPIGFGDDLPYAIALLDYGNYKVFGRIADDVPEDEIQVGMEMTTRVNQLPNGQLNYVFQKA
- the prmA gene encoding 50S ribosomal protein L11 methyltransferase, with the translated sequence MARSSNTQPTSWLEISIQADPVLQDPLSSFLFDMGCTGVVSEDFQDRTLKAYLPFQPDLEEISARIGLYVHDLKEILPDVPSPVIQLKEVQNQDWGLTWRRFFRPTRVTPGLLILPAWEPLPETTDVVHIIRMDPGPAFGTGQHPTTRMCLEAMERVPLRRPWSLLDVGTGSGILAIYGVQLGAENVLALDTDPEAIRWAGRNIRLNKASELIELSPLPVEELKKEFSLVCANLILGEILRLMPFFPGLMGPGGRLILSGILKDQVREVVVSLSENSLQAHEPLHQGEWACIIAARTDEKDAC
- a CDS encoding 16S rRNA (uracil(1498)-N(3))-methyltransferase, with protein sequence MLRRFFVEASIEPDRPCVITGSEARHMVKVLRMAPGDRLMLMDGGGARFEAVIQSATRREVTVRPEKPLPSLPPSPVEIILCQALLKSDPMDYLIQKTSELGVDAIFPFFSQRTIVRLEEERFAHRLRHWNEVGRSAAKQSGRIAPPLIAAPSGLEALTAKWRTESGLKAILWEGEGKRDLKALLRDSSRTDRFIGIIGPEGGFAREEVITAEEAGFISVSLGSRILRAETAAMAMVAVVQYEWGDLAFQ
- a CDS encoding cytochrome c family protein codes for the protein MAMLRSKCFAGVCCLAFFGIVLLMNSPLGASDNQAQSLKELLTWYDTSRCKECHEEIYAQWEKSHHARSIMDIFMDGYLKKGVLAVKNPNEATRKNFPCFKCHFPHLDHASDKVASEIAAAILNQDQATMKKLNINCLVCHRDMGIVHGFPKADVLYGKTDVEDHPDDGFKEVHKSPVMTQSAMCGQCHGLGPVFDFEYPVQCATLYGSYLHAYVPAGGTQTCQECHMEKADHTCPPNFKDRTDTSRRLAEALPMDVTAMFYRPQIDPGKLVPTVLVETRITSRAGHRIPDG
- a CDS encoding DUF86 domain-containing protein; the encoded protein is MIDKDVIQSKLRHLQEYLQDLAEYRDITLSNYTASKKDQRFVERTLHLACECCIDIAAHLVSRKALRVPKDNKDLFSVLHENRIISGPVGAAMKKMAQFRNIVVHDYARIDPEIVIGILGHDVNDLRKFAAEILDFLASH
- a CDS encoding nucleotidyltransferase domain-containing protein — encoded protein: MTLDNKNITLTAPLLSKLARVIESYPEVLSGYLFGSTVTGHARKGSDMDIAVRLVPDLSAEKRFQIRLELIDRIEKLVDRAVDVVLINDVALIMLNQIFSYGIPVFIRDIEDEDNFKLLKQKEYFDFRHYLERDFDQMKCYFGATAHD